Proteins from one Mucilaginibacter jinjuensis genomic window:
- a CDS encoding acyltransferase family protein translates to MSTTTYRPEIDGLRAIAVLAVILFHFNANLFPGGYLGVDIFFVISGYLITGLIKKDLDNNQFNFGNFYLRRIKRIIPALYILLLIVTIIAAILLLPTDFKDYSRSLLSQSVFSSNIYFYFKSDYFDTPSLLKPILHTWSLSVEEQFYIIYPLLLVGLFKLFKRNTGSMLFVLAIFIIGASYYYYDKNQSAVFFLSPFRSWELLLGAILNYSFVNTKLANKPLQEILSWGGLAAILYSIIFLSKTSQMHGLVAIVPTLCTAFIILANSNSITSAGKLLSLQPINYTGKISYSLYLWHWPLIVFYIYIFGNISLPVAICIFIVSYLIAVLSYRFIETPFRYQSIFKSLTSYFLLAFTGAFFFLIIGYSINRKNGFPNRFSPNITQLLASAAERPGCTPRIFYRKRQMQYINRCDTDTASKPGILVWGDSHSGMLQPVLKVLSDRYKDKYALYSCPSALNVFIAYKDQSYKQSPCYSSNQEIINYIKENNIKCILFASSWSQYTEGRELKMEGAGQQDKLYADSLTTQFSTTDSKRVFKSKFTYTVNLLTNLNVDVWIMEQVPQHEFWAPNEIAKRLIYKQDTTKIGRNLADHQQRQSFVNSVFTELAKNKHVHILDPTAYFLKNHNFLTVYKNGRSLYSDYNHLSAAGAYLLEPMFTPMFESLHQPETGQ, encoded by the coding sequence ATGAGTACTACTACGTACAGACCAGAAATTGATGGTTTACGGGCCATCGCGGTTTTGGCTGTTATTCTTTTTCATTTTAATGCCAATTTGTTTCCCGGCGGGTACCTGGGTGTGGATATTTTCTTTGTAATATCCGGCTATCTTATTACCGGGCTTATTAAAAAAGACCTCGATAATAATCAATTCAATTTCGGCAATTTCTATCTCCGGCGGATAAAAAGAATAATACCAGCATTATACATTTTGCTGCTAATAGTAACAATTATAGCCGCTATCTTGCTTTTACCAACCGATTTTAAAGATTACAGCCGAAGCCTGCTTAGCCAATCCGTTTTCTCCAGTAATATCTACTTTTATTTCAAAAGCGATTATTTCGATACGCCATCATTACTTAAACCTATTCTACACACCTGGTCACTAAGCGTTGAGGAACAGTTTTATATCATTTATCCATTGCTGCTTGTAGGCCTGTTTAAGCTTTTCAAAAGAAACACGGGGTCAATGTTATTCGTACTGGCCATTTTCATCATAGGGGCGAGCTATTACTACTACGACAAAAATCAAAGTGCTGTATTTTTTCTTTCACCCTTCAGAAGCTGGGAATTACTGTTGGGGGCAATACTTAATTACAGTTTTGTTAATACCAAGTTGGCCAACAAACCATTACAGGAAATATTGAGTTGGGGTGGCTTGGCAGCCATTCTGTATTCTATCATTTTTTTATCTAAAACAAGCCAGATGCATGGCTTGGTGGCTATTGTCCCAACATTATGCACTGCATTTATTATTCTGGCAAATAGCAATTCAATTACATCGGCAGGCAAGCTTTTATCTCTCCAACCAATTAATTATACCGGCAAAATTTCATACTCACTTTACTTATGGCACTGGCCTCTTATTGTATTTTACATATACATATTTGGCAATATTAGCTTGCCTGTTGCCATCTGTATTTTCATTGTAAGCTATTTAATTGCTGTGCTTTCTTACAGGTTTATCGAAACCCCATTTCGTTACCAATCGATTTTTAAAAGTCTCACATCCTATTTTCTGCTGGCATTTACGGGGGCTTTTTTCTTTCTTATTATCGGATATTCGATCAACAGAAAAAATGGATTTCCTAACAGGTTTTCGCCCAACATCACACAGCTTTTAGCATCAGCAGCAGAAAGACCCGGGTGTACTCCCAGAATATTTTACAGAAAGCGTCAGATGCAGTATATCAACCGATGCGATACTGATACCGCAAGTAAGCCGGGTATATTAGTTTGGGGCGACAGTCACTCAGGCATGCTACAACCTGTGTTGAAAGTATTATCAGATCGTTACAAAGATAAATATGCACTTTACAGCTGCCCAAGCGCGCTTAATGTATTTATCGCTTATAAAGATCAATCGTACAAACAAAGCCCTTGCTATAGCTCTAACCAGGAGATTATTAATTACATTAAAGAAAATAACATTAAGTGCATCCTGTTTGCCTCATCATGGAGCCAGTATACCGAAGGGCGTGAACTTAAAATGGAAGGTGCAGGCCAGCAGGATAAACTTTATGCCGACTCATTAACTACACAATTTTCTACTACCGACTCAAAACGGGTATTTAAATCGAAGTTTACTTATACGGTTAATTTGCTCACCAATCTTAATGTAGATGTATGGATAATGGAACAGGTACCACAGCATGAATTTTGGGCGCCTAATGAAATTGCCAAACGATTAATTTACAAACAAGATACTACTAAAATTGGCCGCAACCTGGCTGATCATCAACAAAGGCAATCATTTGTAAACAGTGTTTTTACTGAACTGGCTAAAAATAAACATGTGCATATTTTAGATCCTACAGCTTATTTCCTGAAGAATCATAATTTTTTGACGGTTTATAAAAATGGCCGATCATTGTACAGCGATTATAATCACCTCTCGGCAGCGGGAGCTTATTTGTTAGAGCCGATGTTTACGCCAATGTTCGAATCTTTACATCAACCTGAAACAGGACAATAA
- a CDS encoding serine O-acetyltransferase has product MKQKVFLFKIFFEFIRCAPHLLLYALHKNRNTIYADVERWMKIYALNYSRLIGFLYLLSFYPEYRNVFYLRIGAGKHLLNIICPRLSTLYIYTNDIGKGLFIQHGFATIIAAKSIGENCWINQQVTIGYSNDTDMPTLNNNVTINAGAKVIGDVLIGDNSIVGANAVVVKNVPDNCTVVGVPAYIIRRNGLKVSADDQKL; this is encoded by the coding sequence TTGAAACAAAAAGTTTTTTTATTCAAAATATTCTTTGAATTTATTAGATGTGCGCCTCATTTACTGTTGTATGCCTTACATAAAAACAGAAATACCATTTATGCCGATGTAGAGAGGTGGATGAAAATATATGCGCTTAATTATAGCAGGCTTATCGGCTTTTTATATTTATTAAGTTTTTACCCAGAATACCGAAATGTATTTTATCTGCGCATTGGTGCCGGGAAACATTTATTAAATATTATTTGCCCACGATTATCTACATTATATATCTATACAAATGATATTGGCAAAGGCTTGTTCATACAACACGGTTTTGCAACCATAATTGCAGCTAAATCAATAGGCGAAAATTGCTGGATCAATCAGCAGGTTACAATAGGGTACTCTAATGATACAGATATGCCGACACTGAACAACAACGTAACTATTAATGCAGGTGCCAAAGTTATTGGTGATGTTTTAATAGGCGATAATTCAATTGTTGGTGCAAATGCCGTTGTTGTTAAAAATGTGCCCGACAACTGCACAGTAGTAGGTGTACCCGCATACATTATTAGAAGAAATGGATTGAAAGTATCAGCAGATGATCAGAAGTTATAA
- a CDS encoding Gfo/Idh/MocA family protein, translating into MKFNYCKSIVQSVTACKKLSILAFLLLSIHVHLHAQQLRVVVAGLNHDHIHNVLHAFNEGRVNIVGIAEPNKQLWQKFGKLYHLPDSLFDTDLKKLVQLKKPDAVLGYNEVANHLKIVQICAPLHVPVMVEKPLAATLAQAEQIEQLANQYHIKVLTNYETTWYASYHDVYNTVNADSIGLIRKMVVHDGHQGPKEIGCSPEFLSWLTDPVLNGAGALNDFGCYGADLMTWFMKGRKPIAVTAITRHYKPNVYPKVEDDATIIVEYPEATGQIEGSWNWPFSIKDLEVFGQTGYLHALNGTDITSRMRENRKGSKTAPALAAPINDPITYLTAVLRNQLPGTDDLSSLKYNMIVMEILDAAKRSAASGKRVIL; encoded by the coding sequence ATGAAATTCAATTATTGCAAAAGCATTGTGCAATCTGTAACCGCCTGCAAAAAATTATCGATCCTGGCATTCCTGTTATTAAGTATACATGTACATCTCCATGCACAGCAACTGCGTGTGGTAGTAGCCGGCCTCAACCACGATCATATACACAATGTACTACACGCTTTTAATGAAGGCCGTGTAAATATTGTAGGCATAGCCGAACCCAACAAACAACTGTGGCAAAAATTTGGAAAATTGTATCATTTGCCCGATTCGCTGTTTGATACAGATCTCAAAAAACTGGTGCAATTAAAAAAGCCCGATGCTGTATTGGGTTATAATGAAGTGGCTAATCATTTAAAGATAGTACAAATTTGTGCACCATTACATGTACCCGTAATGGTAGAGAAACCGCTGGCTGCTACCCTGGCTCAGGCAGAACAAATTGAGCAACTTGCAAATCAGTACCACATAAAGGTACTAACAAACTATGAAACCACCTGGTACGCATCCTATCATGATGTTTATAATACGGTAAATGCTGATAGTATTGGACTGATCAGAAAAATGGTGGTGCACGACGGCCATCAGGGACCTAAGGAAATTGGCTGTAGCCCCGAATTTTTAAGCTGGCTTACTGACCCTGTTTTGAACGGTGCTGGCGCACTTAATGATTTTGGCTGTTATGGGGCCGACTTAATGACCTGGTTTATGAAAGGCCGTAAACCTATTGCAGTAACAGCAATAACCCGCCATTATAAGCCCAATGTGTATCCAAAGGTAGAAGACGACGCTACAATTATTGTTGAGTATCCCGAGGCCACCGGACAAATTGAAGGTTCATGGAACTGGCCTTTCTCTATCAAAGACCTGGAAGTATTTGGCCAAACCGGGTATTTGCATGCATTAAATGGTACCGACATTACCAGCCGTATGCGTGAGAATAGAAAAGGCAGTAAAACAGCACCAGCGTTGGCCGCTCCTATTAATGATCCTATCACTTATCTTACCGCTGTACTCAGAAATCAATTGCCCGGCACAGATGATCTTTCGTCTTTAAAATACAATATGATTGTAATGGAGATTTTGGATGCCGCCAAAAGGTCGGCGGCAAGCGGCAAAAGAGTTATACTGTAA
- a CDS encoding helix-turn-helix domain-containing protein, producing MEQQEVIKKKPFEFNNTIADQTQFKVATVFEGKCTLSSYNRRDFYKISLITKGTSELLYADRGIKIDKPVLVFTNPLVPYSWEATDGAQIEEGSGFFCVFTEEFLHSGTRMESLQDSSLFKAGGDSVFFLDNSQIEYIYGIFSRMRQEFDSEYVYKYELMRSQVNLIIHEAIKMQPAIAYATPQNAASRITKLFLSLLDKQFPVDSPRFALKLKKAGDYASRLAVHVNHLNAAVQEVTGKSTTTHINEKILSEARSLLTHTDWSVAEIAFSLGFEYASYFNNFFKKHTGYTPLSLRKTL from the coding sequence ATGGAGCAGCAGGAAGTAATTAAAAAGAAACCTTTCGAGTTTAATAATACGATAGCAGATCAAACCCAGTTTAAAGTGGCTACCGTATTTGAAGGCAAGTGCACCCTGTCGTCTTATAACCGTCGGGATTTTTATAAGATTTCTTTGATCACAAAAGGCACAAGTGAGCTGCTATATGCCGACAGAGGAATTAAGATTGATAAACCTGTATTGGTATTTACCAATCCGCTGGTACCCTATTCCTGGGAAGCTACTGATGGCGCTCAAATTGAAGAAGGGTCCGGCTTTTTTTGTGTATTTACCGAGGAGTTCCTCCACTCGGGCACCCGTATGGAAAGCCTACAGGACTCGAGCTTATTTAAAGCCGGCGGAGATTCGGTCTTCTTTTTAGATAACTCACAAATCGAATACATATATGGCATTTTTAGCCGCATGCGCCAAGAGTTTGACAGTGAGTACGTTTACAAATATGAACTGATGCGCAGCCAGGTAAACCTCATCATTCACGAGGCTATTAAAATGCAACCTGCTATCGCTTATGCTACTCCGCAAAACGCAGCATCGCGCATCACCAAATTATTTTTAAGTTTACTCGATAAACAGTTTCCGGTTGATTCGCCCCGCTTTGCGCTTAAGCTGAAAAAAGCCGGCGATTACGCCAGCCGGCTTGCGGTACATGTAAACCATCTCAATGCAGCCGTGCAAGAAGTTACCGGAAAAAGTACCACTACACATATTAACGAGAAAATCTTATCAGAAGCCCGGTCACTATTAACCCATACCGATTGGAGTGTGGCTGAAATTGCCTTTAGCCTCGGTTTTGAATATGCTTCGTACTTTAATAACTTCTTTAAAA
- a CDS encoding right-handed parallel beta-helix repeat-containing protein has product MKNTPYLRSLLSKLNPNVGLFIAVILFGYNQSYGSTYYISSSAGNDAYTDVQAHNPSTPWKSLDKLNTYFKLLGAGDSVLFKRGEIFYGTIAVAKSGAVFAPIYFGAYGNGNTPQINGLTTLKYWKLVKNGIYESPCVTDGSMLVLNGVQQAIGRYPNKGYLTYKSHQGNTSITNNQPGDLNNWTGSEVVIRKNRWIIDKSAITSDAGGIISYAAGTKDMPTNGFGYFIQKSAKTLDQFGEWYYDASRKMMMVYLGNRNPENFIIQTNAETNLVNITKFNNIVFENLSFIGAGNNAFNITNSNKIILRHCNIDLTGADAVSASYSPFLAVQNCSINHSLSGGVNLDAGCVNSTIINNEIKNTGLIPGMGKNGSGTYEAITSFGDNTQIEKNRIDSTGYNGIYFGGTSSYVKNNYITYFCLTKDDGAAIYIGDWSKTMHKCVIGNIIMHGVGNGTGTVSPLSLQAEGIYIDDNTESVAITGNTISLCANNGIKIHNAKDINIYGNTVFNNGVQLRLEQDHYLTTSSYIRNNNIRNNTFFSLNDLQPNAKFSSQQDDITAFGQIDSNFYCQLKKEISAIMASTVKDGKGVNQTYNLTRWRTAYGKDQFSIELLPYEDIMFEFNVTNEVKTIKLDKPYVDVHHNVYKDKVSIDPFSSIILVANERLAGKTSQNTITDKKGINTYSGPQKVAVAAIANNSF; this is encoded by the coding sequence ATGAAAAATACCCCATACTTGCGTAGCCTGCTTTCTAAATTAAACCCTAATGTGGGTTTATTTATAGCCGTTATTTTGTTTGGTTACAACCAATCATACGGTTCTACCTATTATATTTCAAGTTCTGCAGGTAACGATGCCTATACTGATGTGCAGGCCCATAACCCATCTACCCCCTGGAAATCATTAGATAAATTAAATACTTATTTTAAGTTACTTGGCGCAGGCGACTCTGTACTCTTTAAAAGAGGAGAAATTTTCTATGGTACTATTGCAGTCGCTAAATCGGGTGCTGTTTTTGCACCAATTTATTTTGGTGCTTACGGCAATGGGAACACGCCTCAAATAAATGGTTTAACAACGCTTAAATACTGGAAATTAGTTAAAAATGGAATTTACGAAAGCCCATGCGTAACTGACGGCAGTATGCTTGTTTTAAATGGGGTACAACAAGCTATAGGGCGTTACCCTAATAAAGGTTATTTGACCTATAAATCGCATCAAGGAAATACATCTATTACCAACAATCAGCCGGGTGATTTAAACAACTGGACCGGCAGTGAAGTGGTGATCCGTAAAAACAGGTGGATTATTGATAAAAGTGCCATAACATCAGATGCCGGTGGCATAATTAGTTACGCGGCTGGTACTAAAGATATGCCTACAAATGGCTTTGGCTACTTTATACAAAAAAGTGCTAAAACATTAGATCAATTTGGTGAATGGTATTATGATGCATCGCGAAAAATGATGATGGTTTATTTGGGAAACAGGAACCCTGAAAATTTCATCATTCAAACCAACGCAGAAACTAATCTCGTAAACATCACGAAGTTCAATAATATCGTCTTCGAGAATTTATCATTTATTGGTGCCGGTAATAATGCTTTCAATATCACTAATTCAAACAAAATTATACTGCGGCATTGTAATATTGATTTAACAGGTGCCGATGCCGTTTCGGCTTCTTACTCTCCGTTCTTAGCTGTTCAAAATTGTAGTATAAATCACTCTTTAAGCGGCGGAGTCAATTTAGATGCAGGTTGCGTTAATTCAACCATTATTAATAACGAAATAAAAAATACCGGACTGATACCGGGTATGGGTAAAAACGGCTCAGGTACTTACGAGGCTATTACATCATTTGGGGATAATACCCAGATAGAAAAAAATAGAATAGATAGTACGGGCTATAACGGCATCTATTTCGGTGGCACATCATCTTACGTTAAAAATAATTACATCACGTATTTCTGCCTCACAAAAGATGATGGTGCGGCGATATACATAGGCGACTGGTCTAAAACAATGCATAAATGCGTAATAGGTAATATTATTATGCATGGCGTTGGTAATGGTACGGGTACAGTATCGCCTTTATCTCTACAGGCAGAGGGCATTTATATTGATGACAATACCGAGAGCGTTGCCATTACAGGTAATACAATATCCCTATGCGCCAACAATGGTATTAAGATCCATAATGCTAAAGACATTAATATTTACGGAAATACAGTTTTTAACAACGGTGTGCAGTTAAGGTTAGAGCAAGATCATTACCTAACTACAAGTAGCTATATCCGTAATAATAACATCCGGAATAACACCTTCTTTTCTTTAAACGATTTACAGCCGAATGCAAAATTCTCATCCCAGCAAGATGATATTACCGCTTTCGGGCAAATAGATAGTAACTTTTATTGCCAGTTAAAGAAAGAAATAAGTGCAATTATGGCGTCGACCGTTAAAGACGGCAAGGGGGTAAACCAAACCTATAACTTAACCCGCTGGAGAACTGCTTATGGTAAAGACCAGTTTTCTATCGAGTTATTACCTTACGAGGATATCATGTTCGAATTTAATGTAACAAACGAAGTTAAAACCATAAAATTGGATAAACCTTATGTTGATGTACATCATAATGTTTACAAAGATAAAGTAAGCATTGACCCTTTTTCATCAATTATATTGGTGGCTAATGAGCGCCTTGCCGGTAAAACATCACAAAATACTATTACTGATAAAAAGGGTATAAACACTTATAGTGGACCACAAAAAGTTGCAGTAGCTGCTATTGCCAATAATTCTTTTTAA